A single region of the Lysinibacillus sp. B2A1 genome encodes:
- a CDS encoding tRNA pseudouridine(38-40) synthase TruA, with protein MRRLKLIISYDGTHFSGYQVQPGERTVQAELERVLAIMHKGEKIKVTASGRTDARVHATGQTLHFDTPLAIPADKYSKALNVQLPRDIRVLSVEEVAHDFHARYSVTGKRYRYIWSCEPVQSPFRRHYTVETNGVKPNVDAMQEAAKAIMGTHDFSCFCAANTSVKDKVRTVTTLQFEWHGEELHMVIEGTGFLYNMVRIIAGTLWEVGVGRRAIDNVALVIASEDRDKAGKTAPPQGLYLEKVFY; from the coding sequence ATGCGAAGATTAAAATTAATTATTAGCTATGATGGAACACACTTTTCTGGCTATCAAGTACAGCCTGGAGAGCGGACAGTTCAGGCTGAGCTTGAGCGTGTTCTTGCCATTATGCATAAAGGGGAAAAGATAAAGGTTACAGCAAGTGGCCGTACAGATGCGAGAGTCCATGCAACCGGACAGACATTGCATTTTGATACACCACTCGCCATCCCAGCTGACAAGTATAGCAAGGCTTTGAATGTGCAGCTCCCTAGAGATATTCGCGTATTGTCAGTAGAGGAAGTGGCACATGATTTCCATGCGCGGTACAGTGTGACTGGAAAGCGATACCGCTATATTTGGTCTTGTGAGCCCGTCCAAAGCCCATTCCGTAGACATTACACGGTTGAGACAAATGGTGTCAAACCCAATGTGGATGCGATGCAGGAGGCGGCGAAGGCTATCATGGGTACACATGACTTTTCATGCTTTTGCGCAGCGAATACGAGTGTGAAGGATAAAGTACGCACAGTAACGACACTGCAATTTGAATGGCATGGGGAAGAGCTTCATATGGTGATTGAAGGCACTGGCTTCTTATATAATATGGTTCGTATTATTGCAGGTACACTTTGGGAGGTTGGTGTAGGTCGCCGTGCTATAGATAATGTGGCACTTGTCATCGCCTCAGAAGATCGTGATAAAGCGGGAAAAACCGCACCGCCACAAGGGTTATACTTAGAAAAAGTGTTCTATTAG
- a CDS encoding DNA-directed RNA polymerase subunit alpha, with translation MIEIEKPKIETVEISEDSKYGKFVVEPLERGYGNTLGNSLRRILLSSLPGAAVTSIQIDGVLHEFSTVEGVVEDVASIILNVKKLALKIYSDEEKVIEIDVKGDGTVTAADITHDSDVEILNPDLYIATIAKNGHLRMRMYAQRGRGYTPADQNKREDLPIGVIPIDSIYTPVSRVNFQVENTRVGQSSDYDKLSLDVWTDGSIGPKEAISLGAKILTEHLNIFVGMTDEAQTAEIMVEKEEDQKEKVLEMTIEELDLSVRSYNCLKRAGINTVLELANKSEDDMMKVRNLGRKSLEEVKAKLEELGLGLRKED, from the coding sequence ATGATCGAAATTGAAAAACCAAAGATTGAAACGGTGGAGATCAGCGAAGATTCCAAATATGGAAAGTTTGTTGTAGAACCGCTTGAACGCGGATATGGAAACACTTTGGGTAATTCTTTACGTCGTATCCTTCTGTCTTCATTACCAGGAGCTGCTGTCACTTCAATTCAAATTGACGGTGTTCTTCACGAATTCTCAACTGTAGAAGGCGTGGTAGAGGATGTAGCTTCAATTATTTTGAACGTGAAAAAACTTGCTCTTAAAATCTACTCTGACGAAGAAAAAGTTATTGAGATTGATGTAAAAGGCGATGGTACAGTTACGGCTGCTGACATTACACATGACAGTGACGTAGAAATTTTAAACCCAGATCTATATATTGCAACAATCGCTAAAAACGGTCATTTACGTATGCGTATGTATGCACAACGCGGCCGTGGTTACACTCCTGCTGATCAAAACAAACGTGAGGATCTTCCTATCGGCGTGATCCCGATCGACTCTATTTACACTCCAGTATCACGCGTCAATTTCCAAGTGGAAAATACTCGTGTAGGTCAGTCTTCTGACTACGATAAACTTTCTCTTGATGTGTGGACAGATGGAAGCATCGGTCCGAAAGAGGCGATTTCGCTCGGAGCAAAAATTTTAACCGAGCATCTTAACATCTTCGTTGGCATGACTGATGAGGCACAAACTGCTGAAATCATGGTCGAAAAAGAAGAGGATCAAAAAGAAAAAGTTTTAGAGATGACTATCGAAGAACTTGATCTTTCTGTTCGTTCTTATAACTGCTTGAAACGCGCTGGTATTAACACAGTACTAGAGCTTGCGAACAAGTCAGAAGACGATATGATGAAAGTTCGTAACCTTGGACGTAAGTCACTAGAAGAAGTAAAAGCGAAGTTAGAAGAGCTTGGTTTAGGATTACGCAAAGAAGACTAA
- a CDS encoding 50S ribosomal protein L36 gives MKVRPSVKPICEKCKVIRRRGKVMVICENPKHKQKQG, from the coding sequence ATGAAAGTGAGACCATCTGTGAAACCGATCTGCGAAAAATGTAAAGTAATTCGCCGACGCGGTAAAGTAATGGTAATCTGTGAAAATCCTAAACACAAACAAAAACAAGGATAA
- a CDS encoding 30S ribosomal protein S9: protein MAQVQYIGTGRRKSSVARVRLVPGTGKIVINKREIEEYVPFAALREVIKQPLVATETTGSYDIHVNVNGGGYTGQAGAVRHGIARALLQVDPDFRAALKSAGLLTRDSRMKERKKPGLRGARRAPQFSKR, encoded by the coding sequence TTGGCACAAGTTCAATACATCGGCACTGGTCGCCGTAAAAGCTCTGTAGCTCGCGTACGTTTAGTACCAGGTACAGGTAAAATTGTTATCAACAAACGTGAAATCGAAGAATACGTACCATTCGCTGCACTACGTGAAGTAATTAAACAACCATTAGTAGCTACTGAAACTACAGGAAGCTATGATATCCACGTAAACGTTAACGGTGGTGGATACACTGGTCAAGCTGGTGCTGTTCGTCACGGTATCGCTCGTGCTCTACTTCAAGTAGACCCAGATTTCCGTGCTGCATTAAAATCTGCTGGATTACTTACTCGTGATTCACGCATGAAAGAACGTAAAAAACCAGGTCTACGCGGCGCTCGTCGTGCACCTCAGTTCTCAAAACGTTAA
- the infA gene encoding translation initiation factor IF-1 — MAKDDVIEVEGTVVETLPNAMFKVELENGHVILAHVSGKIRMHFIRILPGDKVTIELSPYDLTRGRITYRFK; from the coding sequence ATGGCGAAAGATGATGTAATTGAAGTCGAAGGAACAGTTGTTGAGACTTTGCCAAACGCGATGTTTAAGGTAGAATTAGAAAATGGACATGTGATTCTAGCACACGTATCTGGTAAGATTCGTATGCACTTTATCCGCATTCTACCTGGAGATAAGGTTACTATCGAGTTATCTCCTTATGATTTAACTCGCGGTCGTATCACATACCGTTTTAAATAA
- a CDS encoding 50S ribosomal protein L17 codes for MGYRKLGRTSSQRKAMLRDLATDLIINERIETTEARAKEVRKAVEKMITLGKRGDLHARRQAAAFIRRELVTTTDAEGNETTSFALQKLFDDVAPRYAERQGGYTRILKVGPRRGDGAPVVVIELV; via the coding sequence ATGGGTTACAGAAAACTTGGTCGTACAAGTTCTCAACGTAAAGCGATGTTACGTGACTTAGCTACTGATTTAATCATCAACGAGCGTATCGAAACTACTGAGGCTCGCGCTAAAGAAGTACGTAAAGCTGTTGAAAAAATGATTACTTTAGGTAAACGCGGAGATTTACACGCACGCCGTCAAGCTGCTGCATTCATCCGTCGTGAACTAGTAACAACTACTGATGCAGAAGGTAACGAAACAACTTCATTTGCACTTCAAAAGTTATTTGATGATGTTGCACCACGTTATGCAGAACGTCAAGGTGGTTACACTCGTATTCTTAAAGTAGGTCCTCGTCGTGGTGACGGTGCACCTGTTGTTGTGATTGAATTAGTTTAA
- a CDS encoding adenylate kinase → MNIVLMGLPGAGKGTQADKIVEKYTVPHISTGDMFRAAIKDGTELGLQAKSFMDQGALVPDEVTIGIVRERLAKPDCEKGFLLDGFPRTVPQAEALDSILADLGKAIEHTLNIQVDRDELIARLSGRRICKTCGTSYHLIFNPPAEEGKCDKDGGELYTRADDNPETVANRLDVNMKQAQPLLDFYEAKGVLTNIDGQQDINKVFADLDALLQGSRS, encoded by the coding sequence TGCTGGTAAAGGTACACAGGCAGATAAGATTGTTGAGAAGTACACGGTTCCTCATATTTCTACAGGCGATATGTTCCGTGCAGCTATTAAAGACGGCACAGAATTAGGCTTACAGGCTAAATCGTTTATGGATCAAGGAGCTTTAGTTCCAGATGAAGTAACGATTGGTATTGTTCGTGAGCGACTTGCTAAGCCTGATTGTGAAAAGGGCTTCTTATTAGATGGGTTCCCTCGTACTGTTCCACAAGCTGAAGCTTTAGATAGTATCCTTGCTGATCTAGGCAAAGCAATTGAACATACGCTTAACATTCAAGTTGATAGAGATGAGTTAATCGCTCGTCTATCAGGTCGTCGTATTTGTAAAACTTGTGGCACGTCCTATCATTTAATTTTCAATCCTCCAGCTGAGGAAGGAAAATGTGATAAGGATGGTGGCGAGCTTTATACACGTGCGGATGATAATCCTGAAACGGTTGCAAACCGTCTGGATGTAAATATGAAACAAGCACAGCCTTTACTTGATTTCTATGAAGCAAAAGGTGTGTTAACAAATATAGATGGACAGCAAGATATTAACAAAGTGTTTGCTGATCTTGATGCTCTATTACAGGGCAGCCGCAGCTGA
- a CDS encoding 50S ribosomal protein L13, with product MRTTFMAKGHEVDRKWLVVDAEGQTLGRLASEVAAILRGKHKPTFTPNVDTGDHVIIINADKIHLTGNKLEGKLYRHHTQFAGGLKTRTAGEMLDKYPTRMIELAVKGMLPKNSLGRKMFGKLNVYTGTEHPHAAQKPEAYELRG from the coding sequence ATGCGTACAACATTCATGGCTAAAGGTCACGAAGTAGACCGTAAATGGTTAGTAGTTGATGCAGAAGGCCAAACTCTTGGACGTTTAGCTTCTGAAGTAGCTGCAATCTTACGTGGTAAACATAAACCAACATTCACACCAAACGTTGACACAGGTGATCACGTAATCATCATCAACGCTGATAAAATCCATTTAACTGGTAACAAATTAGAGGGTAAACTTTACCGTCACCACACTCAATTTGCAGGTGGTTTAAAAACTCGTACTGCTGGTGAAATGCTAGACAAGTACCCAACTAGAATGATCGAATTAGCAGTTAAAGGTATGCTTCCTAAAAACTCTTTAGGTCGCAAAATGTTCGGTAAACTAAATGTTTACACAGGAACAGAGCATCCACATGCTGCACAAAAACCAGAAGCATACGAGCTTCGCGGATAA
- a CDS encoding 30S ribosomal protein S13, with translation MARIAGVDIPRDKRVVISLTYIFGIGKTTAQKVLADAGISEDTRVRDLTEDELNKIREQLDSYKLEGDLRRETSLNIKRLMEIGSFRGIRHRRGLPVRGQNTKNNARTRKGPRKTVANKKK, from the coding sequence ATGGCACGTATTGCTGGTGTTGACATTCCTCGCGACAAACGCGTGGTAATTTCATTAACGTACATTTTCGGTATTGGTAAAACTACAGCTCAGAAAGTATTAGCTGACGCAGGTATTTCAGAAGATACACGCGTACGCGACTTAACTGAAGATGAGTTAAACAAAATCCGTGAACAATTAGATTCATACAAACTTGAAGGTGACTTACGTCGCGAAACTTCATTAAATATTAAACGTCTGATGGAAATCGGTTCATTCCGTGGTATCCGTCACCGTCGTGGTTTACCTGTTCGTGGTCAAAATACGAAGAACAATGCGCGTACGCGTAAAGGTCCTCGTAAAACAGTTGCGAACAAGAAAAAATAA
- a CDS encoding energy-coupling factor ABC transporter ATP-binding protein (with CbiNQ forms the ABC transporter for cobalt import; Bacillus spp. have two adjacent copies of this gene) produces the protein MDIKLQQVSYAYAQGTPFEKRALFDVDFEIPSHTYQAIIGHTGSGKSTILQHFNALLKPTSGEVHIGDRIVVAGKKVKDLKAVRQKVGIVFQFPEHQLFEETVLKDIMFGPMNFGVSEQEAEARAKELVGLVGLPENVLEKSPFDLSGGQMRRVAIAGVLAMEPEVIVLDEPTAGLDPRGQKEIMDMFYRLHQERGLTTILVTHSMEDAARYADNIVIMHEGKNILSGTPQEIFKDVETLKSFRLEPPRIVRFQQKIEQMMKKPFQKVCLTEEELATEVARMLREERAES, from the coding sequence ATGGACATCAAACTTCAACAAGTAAGCTATGCCTATGCACAAGGAACACCTTTTGAAAAACGGGCATTATTCGATGTAGATTTTGAAATCCCGTCACATACGTATCAAGCGATTATTGGGCATACAGGCTCCGGTAAATCAACCATTCTTCAGCATTTTAACGCACTTCTAAAACCTACTTCTGGTGAAGTACATATAGGAGACCGTATTGTTGTAGCTGGTAAAAAGGTGAAGGATTTAAAGGCTGTTCGCCAAAAGGTTGGTATTGTGTTTCAATTTCCAGAGCATCAGCTGTTTGAAGAAACTGTGCTAAAGGATATTATGTTTGGTCCTATGAATTTCGGTGTCTCGGAGCAAGAGGCAGAAGCTCGTGCAAAGGAACTAGTAGGCTTAGTAGGTCTACCAGAGAATGTACTTGAAAAATCACCTTTTGATTTATCAGGTGGACAGATGCGACGAGTGGCAATTGCAGGGGTATTAGCCATGGAGCCAGAAGTGATTGTTTTAGATGAACCAACGGCTGGGCTTGATCCTCGTGGTCAAAAAGAAATTATGGATATGTTTTATAGGCTTCATCAAGAACGAGGGCTTACAACAATTCTAGTTACGCATAGTATGGAAGACGCAGCTCGTTATGCAGATAATATTGTTATTATGCACGAAGGAAAAAACATATTGAGTGGTACACCGCAAGAAATTTTTAAAGATGTGGAGACATTAAAGAGTTTCCGCTTAGAGCCTCCTCGTATTGTACGCTTTCAACAAAAAATCGAGCAAATGATGAAAAAGCCTTTCCAAAAAGTATGTTTAACGGAAGAAGAGCTCGCTACTGAAGTTGCTCGAATGCTACGAGAGGAGCGTGCAGAATCATGA
- a CDS encoding 30S ribosomal protein S11 has product MARKQQTRKRRVKKNIESGIAHIRSTFNNTIVTITDMQGNAVSWSSAGALGFRGSRKSTPFAAQMAAETAAKTSLEHGLKTLEVTVKGPGAGREAAIRALQAAGLEVTAIKDVTPVPHNGCRPPKRRRV; this is encoded by the coding sequence ATGGCTCGTAAACAACAAACTCGTAAACGTCGTGTGAAAAAGAATATCGAATCTGGTATTGCACACATTCGTTCTACATTTAACAATACAATTGTAACGATTACAGATATGCAAGGTAACGCTGTATCTTGGTCAAGTGCTGGTGCTCTTGGTTTCCGTGGTTCACGTAAATCTACACCATTCGCTGCTCAAATGGCTGCAGAGACTGCTGCTAAAACATCCCTTGAACATGGTCTGAAAACGTTGGAAGTAACTGTTAAAGGTCCTGGTGCAGGTCGTGAAGCTGCAATCCGTGCACTTCAAGCTGCTGGGTTAGAAGTAACTGCTATTAAAGACGTTACTCCAGTTCCTCACAATGGTTGCCGTCCGCCAAAACGTCGTCGCGTGTAA
- a CDS encoding energy-coupling factor ABC transporter ATP-binding protein (with CbiNQ forms the ABC transporter for cobalt import; Bacillus spp. have two adjacent copies of this gene), whose amino-acid sequence MPEILSLNNVTFSYTPEDNESRNAVENVSFAVQEGEWIAIVGHNGSGKSTIAKLMNGLLYPQRGDVRILREVLTEENLWASRSQMGMVFQNPDNQFVGATVQDDVAFALENNGIPFEEMVKRVHAALDQVKMSDFLDHEPHHLSGGQKQRVAIAGALALKPKLLILDEATSMLDPQGRGEVLQTVQTLRAETGLTVLSITHDLEEAMLADRILFMNDGKKFAEGTPVEIFALGDKLVELGLDLPFAMKLSKLLQKEGVPLMGQHMTEEELVNDLWTSNFNK is encoded by the coding sequence ATGCCTGAAATTTTATCATTAAATAATGTGACATTTTCATATACACCCGAAGATAATGAAAGCCGTAATGCTGTGGAGAATGTAAGCTTTGCAGTGCAGGAGGGCGAATGGATTGCTATCGTGGGTCATAACGGTTCTGGTAAATCTACGATTGCAAAGCTAATGAATGGATTGTTATATCCACAACGGGGCGATGTACGTATATTACGCGAAGTATTAACAGAAGAGAATCTTTGGGCGAGCCGTTCGCAGATGGGGATGGTTTTTCAAAATCCAGATAATCAATTCGTTGGTGCGACTGTGCAGGATGATGTAGCCTTTGCCCTTGAAAATAACGGTATTCCATTTGAAGAAATGGTGAAACGTGTTCATGCAGCATTAGATCAAGTAAAAATGAGTGATTTTTTAGATCATGAACCTCATCACTTATCAGGCGGACAAAAGCAGCGCGTTGCCATCGCAGGTGCACTTGCGTTAAAGCCCAAGCTTCTAATCCTCGATGAAGCTACGTCTATGTTAGATCCACAGGGACGAGGCGAAGTATTACAAACAGTTCAAACTTTACGTGCTGAAACAGGGCTAACGGTGTTATCCATTACACATGATTTAGAAGAGGCGATGCTTGCGGATCGTATCCTTTTCATGAATGATGGTAAAAAATTTGCTGAGGGTACACCTGTTGAAATATTTGCACTTGGGGACAAGCTAGTTGAGCTAGGACTTGACTTACCATTTGCCATGAAGCTATCAAAGTTATTGCAAAAGGAAGGTGTTCCATTAATGGGACAACATATGACAGAAGAAGAGTTGGTGAATGATTTATGGACATCAAACTTCAACAAGTAA